From Piliocolobus tephrosceles isolate RC106 chromosome 16, ASM277652v3, whole genome shotgun sequence, the proteins below share one genomic window:
- the LOC111525461 gene encoding 60S ribosomal protein L37a-like gives MAKRTKKVGIVGKYGTRYGAFLRKMVKKIEISQHAKYTCSFCGKTKMKRQAVGIWRCGSCMKTVAGGAWTYNTTSAVTVKSAIRRLKELKDQ, from the coding sequence ATGGCCAAACGTACCAAGAAAGTCGGGATCGTCGGTAAATACGGAACCCGCTATGGGGCCTTCCTCCGGAAAATggtgaagaaaattgaaatcagcCAGCACGCCAAGTACACTTGCTCTTTCTGTGGCAAAACCAAGATGAAGAGACAAGCTGTGGGGATCTGGCGCTGTGGTTCCTGCATGAAAACAGTGGCCGGCGGTGCCTGGACATACAATACCACTTCCGCTGTCACGGTAAAGTCCGCCATCAGAAGACTGAAGGAGTTGAAAGACCAGTAG